A stretch of the Verrucomicrobiales bacterium genome encodes the following:
- a CDS encoding amidase — MKSLGSSYAGFYQRMLLGIALLLSLTGGREIQGAQPALAEEDVVGASRLAGLEFSEAEVHLMMARLQDHLSAVVEMRGSSLALPQMPALRFDPRPPGFVMPAAESVSSWQPSRRTRLPQDRADWAFLSVEELAGLLRSRAVSSETLTTYFLDRLKRYGPSLHCVVTLTEQRALESARRADREIRSGRWRGPLHGVPYGVKDLLDVAGFPSTWGISLRTNSVAAADATVVEKLDAAGAVLVAKLSLGELAMGDVWYGGLTRNPWKPATGSSGSSAGSASAVAAGLVPFAIGSETLGSIVSPSTVCGVTGLRPTFGRVSRSGAMMLCFSLDKLGPLARSAWDCALVLEVIRGSDGRDMSVIDAPFSAARRRDPRRLRIGYLAEDLEKPYANRTNDQNTLETLRALGLTLKPVTLPKCPKGVLYSLLAAEAAMAFDELTRQNQDDRLVQQDAGSWPNTFRSARFITAVDYLQAGRIRARLMEDFQRLFSEVDVVVAPSWRGNQLLYSNMTGHPCVVVPNGEMGQGPPPSVCFLSGLFREADALTVAQVYQESTEWNRRRPDLTGVK; from the coding sequence ATGAAATCATTGGGATCTTCTTACGCTGGATTCTATCAACGGATGCTTCTGGGGATCGCGCTCCTGCTCTCACTCACAGGCGGTCGTGAGATCCAGGGAGCCCAGCCTGCGCTTGCGGAGGAGGATGTCGTCGGCGCTTCCCGTTTAGCCGGGCTTGAGTTTTCGGAAGCGGAGGTACACCTGATGATGGCTCGGCTGCAGGATCATCTCAGCGCTGTTGTGGAGATGCGGGGCAGCTCCCTGGCTCTGCCCCAGATGCCCGCGCTTCGATTTGATCCACGGCCTCCGGGCTTCGTCATGCCGGCAGCGGAGTCGGTTTCGTCCTGGCAACCTTCTCGACGGACTCGTCTGCCGCAGGATCGGGCGGATTGGGCGTTTCTGTCCGTGGAGGAGTTGGCGGGATTGCTCCGATCTAGAGCCGTCTCTTCGGAAACGCTGACGACCTATTTCTTGGATCGGCTGAAGCGGTATGGACCCTCGTTGCATTGCGTGGTGACTTTGACCGAGCAGCGCGCCCTCGAATCTGCGCGCCGGGCTGATCGCGAGATTCGGTCGGGTCGCTGGCGCGGACCCCTGCACGGGGTTCCGTATGGGGTGAAGGACCTATTGGACGTGGCTGGGTTTCCGTCGACCTGGGGGATTTCGCTCCGAACGAATTCGGTCGCCGCGGCCGATGCCACGGTGGTGGAGAAGCTCGACGCCGCTGGCGCCGTTCTGGTGGCCAAGCTGAGCCTGGGCGAGTTGGCGATGGGAGATGTTTGGTATGGTGGCTTAACCCGCAATCCCTGGAAACCTGCGACCGGCTCGTCGGGTTCCTCCGCGGGTTCGGCGAGCGCGGTGGCGGCCGGTCTGGTTCCGTTCGCGATCGGCTCGGAGACTCTGGGCTCCATTGTTTCGCCGTCGACGGTCTGCGGGGTGACGGGTCTTCGCCCGACCTTTGGGCGCGTGAGCCGCAGCGGGGCGATGATGCTGTGCTTTTCGCTGGATAAGCTGGGACCCCTGGCGCGTTCGGCCTGGGATTGCGCCTTGGTTTTGGAGGTGATTCGGGGATCGGACGGTCGTGATATGTCGGTCATCGACGCGCCGTTCTCGGCGGCGAGGCGGCGAGATCCACGCCGACTTCGGATCGGGTATCTGGCCGAAGACTTGGAGAAACCCTACGCCAATCGCACCAATGACCAGAACACGCTGGAAACGTTGCGGGCTTTGGGCCTGACGCTGAAACCGGTCACCCTGCCGAAATGTCCGAAGGGAGTTTTGTATAGTCTGCTCGCGGCGGAAGCCGCCATGGCTTTTGACGAGCTGACCCGGCAGAATCAGGACGACCGGCTCGTGCAGCAGGACGCCGGGAGCTGGCCAAACACCTTTCGCAGCGCTCGGTTCATCACCGCCGTCGACTACCTTCAGGCGGGCCGGATTCGTGCCCGATTGATGGAAGACTTCCAGCGACTGTTCTCCGAGGTCGATGTGGTCGTGGCCCCGAGCTGGAGAGGGAATCAGCTGCTGTACAGCAACATGACCGGTCACCCGTGTGTGGTGGTTCCGAATGGAGAGATGGGCCAGGGGCCGCCGCCCAGCGTCTGTTTCCTGTCGGGGCTATTTCGGGAAGCGGATGCCCTGACGGTGGCGCAAGTGTATCAGGAGTCCACCGAATGGAATCGTCGACGTCCTGATCTGACTGGGGTGAAGTAG
- a CDS encoding cellulase family glycosylhydrolase: MQIQRTAVALLLWFAQMLVLAQPHGPARLAPEARLDVYGTPEVVALQQPEVLQGFGTVSRIGWLRKTEQNRAFSATFPLTLFSTNEISLQFLPRGKGIVTISLLGFYEKVPHEKEALFQEEISWEAIDLQGATFTPETQSLLRLPVRSWFRQRYEFGIQVDRDTPVTMRFAARPVVPPTVEIPTPLENQETPAHRSAQLLAKGISLIGTSDTVKQGLGNAMARSGELQQIQREGFDHVRITLPWHALAGKAPEFRVSAEALARLDLLIAEAAKHNLAVVISWHDFDAFYADPSAETARFKAIWSQVSSHYVDFPATIAYELLNPADNQADTPSLNPIYAEVIREIRRGSLARTVLCSPGRRGNPAELARLLPPEGERNWIASLSSREPEFFSQQAFGTPALNRLTGIQFPGPAQPALSAGSVAGLDLNVQEWLARYQRTPTDRNPCGPQPLLHQAQWAARWAEHYRRPVYFAELGCDSRIEPGSRARYYAAWRSALEESGLGWAVSDWGQLQRYWDGQTQQPLPGLRQALFPDRQPASAAAGNPESLQRALRQLEDLKSRLDTTERLSGKELDQLKARTSDAQRQAQQTHDLARWLMAGLLALTLVFLISLLLRRKPAAERLLALAALEESNDHRKRGQKILPPQLTEVLREKVVQRLLTDRHQDRLLHLCAAEELATLEQRLSDLQAPIEVRLNAYERKIQELEAELRQKGLENRELLETKIQLTKQRLVHVRTGADFP; encoded by the coding sequence GCCCGAAGCCCGCTTGGATGTCTATGGCACCCCCGAAGTGGTCGCCCTGCAGCAACCGGAAGTCCTCCAAGGGTTCGGTACGGTCAGCCGCATCGGCTGGCTCAGAAAAACCGAACAAAACCGGGCTTTTTCAGCTACCTTTCCGCTCACCCTGTTCTCCACGAACGAGATCTCCCTGCAGTTCCTACCTCGCGGGAAAGGAATCGTAACAATTTCATTACTAGGATTTTACGAGAAAGTTCCCCACGAGAAAGAGGCGCTCTTTCAGGAAGAAATTTCCTGGGAAGCCATTGACCTGCAAGGGGCAACCTTCACCCCGGAGACCCAGAGCCTGCTCCGCCTTCCCGTCCGGTCCTGGTTCCGGCAACGCTACGAATTCGGAATCCAGGTCGACCGGGATACCCCGGTGACCATGCGCTTCGCGGCACGGCCGGTAGTGCCCCCGACGGTCGAGATCCCCACTCCACTGGAGAATCAAGAGACGCCGGCTCACCGGAGCGCTCAGCTTCTCGCCAAGGGGATCTCTTTGATCGGCACCTCCGACACGGTTAAGCAGGGGCTTGGCAATGCCATGGCCCGTAGCGGCGAGCTACAACAAATCCAGCGCGAGGGCTTCGACCACGTGCGAATCACCCTGCCCTGGCACGCCCTGGCCGGCAAGGCGCCCGAGTTTCGGGTTTCCGCGGAGGCACTGGCACGACTGGACCTTCTGATCGCCGAGGCCGCCAAGCACAACCTCGCCGTGGTGATCAGCTGGCATGATTTCGACGCCTTCTACGCGGATCCTTCCGCGGAAACCGCTCGCTTCAAGGCAATATGGTCCCAAGTCTCCAGCCACTATGTCGATTTCCCGGCCACCATCGCCTATGAACTGCTGAACCCAGCCGACAACCAAGCCGATACGCCGTCGCTCAACCCCATCTATGCTGAAGTCATTCGAGAAATCCGTCGGGGAAGCCTTGCTCGCACCGTCCTGTGCAGCCCCGGACGCCGAGGCAACCCCGCCGAGCTGGCTCGGCTGCTTCCACCCGAAGGCGAGCGCAACTGGATCGCCTCGCTGAGCAGCCGAGAGCCGGAGTTTTTCAGCCAACAAGCCTTCGGCACCCCCGCTTTAAATCGTCTCACCGGAATCCAGTTTCCCGGTCCGGCTCAACCAGCGCTCTCCGCGGGGTCGGTGGCCGGCCTGGACTTGAACGTTCAAGAATGGCTGGCGCGCTACCAGCGCACACCCACCGATCGAAACCCCTGCGGCCCCCAACCTCTCCTGCACCAGGCCCAGTGGGCCGCTCGGTGGGCGGAACACTACCGACGACCAGTCTATTTTGCCGAACTAGGTTGTGATAGCCGTATCGAGCCAGGCTCCCGTGCCCGCTATTACGCAGCCTGGCGCAGCGCACTGGAGGAAAGTGGATTGGGGTGGGCCGTGTCGGATTGGGGACAGCTTCAACGCTACTGGGATGGCCAAACGCAACAGCCCCTTCCCGGCCTGAGACAGGCACTCTTTCCTGACCGTCAGCCCGCCTCGGCGGCCGCGGGAAACCCAGAGTCGCTCCAACGCGCCCTTCGCCAACTCGAGGATCTGAAGTCGCGGCTCGATACCACGGAACGCCTCTCGGGTAAGGAACTGGACCAACTCAAAGCCCGGACCTCCGATGCCCAACGTCAGGCCCAACAAACACACGACCTCGCCCGCTGGCTGATGGCAGGCCTTCTCGCTCTGACCTTGGTCTTTTTGATTTCCCTGCTCCTCCGCCGCAAGCCCGCCGCAGAGCGGCTCCTCGCCTTGGCCGCACTGGAGGAGTCCAATGACCATCGAAAGCGGGGTCAGAAGATCCTGCCCCCTCAGCTCACCGAAGTGTTGCGTGAGAAAGTTGTCCAGCGGCTGCTGACCGACCGACACCAAGATCGCCTGCTTCACCTGTGCGCCGCCGAGGAACTCGCCACCCTCGAACAACGGCTCTCAGACCTGCAGGCTCCCATCGAGGTTCGGCTGAACGCCTACGAGCGAAAAATACAGGAACTGGAGGCAGAGCTACGGCAGAAGGGCCTGGAAAACCGGGAGCTGCTCGAGACCAAAATCCAGCTCACCAAACAACGTCTCGTCCACGTACGAACCGGCGCAGACTTTCCCTGA
- a CDS encoding efflux RND transporter periplasmic adaptor subunit: MKPNLLLALSALALLALGTGCRHHEPNPGSTETLPSALVTVHRLEARETELIEETMGTVRSKRQARIEAKVSGRVLEVLVVVGQTVRAGEVLVRLEVSETRARLEQARAVDEQARNDFRRMASLLERQAATPAEFESIQARARAAAAAVKELESLAGNGEIAAPFDAVVTSKSVETGDLAMPGKLLFELEDPQAMRLEVQVGESLIRHLQAGQALPVRAPSWDGPLQGVVSEISPAADPASRTLLVKLDLPPTPGLRSGAFARVDLPGGKAKSLRVPSVAVIPRGQLELVFVAAEGHARLRLVKSGRVSGAETELLAGVSAGESVVVEGASGLRDGQPITVQP; this comes from the coding sequence ATGAAACCAAACCTTCTGCTCGCTCTGTCCGCCTTGGCGCTGCTCGCGCTCGGGACCGGATGTCGACATCACGAACCGAATCCGGGTTCGACCGAAACCCTTCCTTCGGCCTTGGTGACCGTCCATCGGTTGGAGGCTCGGGAGACTGAGCTCATCGAGGAAACCATGGGCACGGTTAGGTCCAAGCGCCAAGCGAGGATCGAAGCGAAGGTCTCGGGCCGTGTTCTCGAGGTTTTGGTGGTCGTGGGACAGACCGTCCGTGCCGGTGAGGTTTTGGTGAGGCTCGAGGTGTCCGAGACTCGGGCTCGCCTGGAGCAGGCTAGGGCTGTCGATGAGCAAGCTCGTAATGACTTCAGGCGCATGGCCTCCCTGTTAGAGCGCCAGGCGGCTACGCCCGCGGAGTTTGAGTCCATCCAAGCGCGGGCTCGAGCGGCAGCGGCGGCGGTCAAAGAATTAGAATCGCTGGCCGGAAATGGCGAGATCGCCGCTCCCTTTGACGCGGTGGTCACCTCAAAATCCGTCGAGACGGGCGATCTGGCGATGCCAGGGAAACTATTGTTTGAGTTGGAGGATCCTCAGGCAATGCGTTTGGAGGTGCAGGTTGGGGAGTCCCTGATCCGCCACCTTCAAGCGGGCCAGGCTCTGCCCGTGCGAGCTCCCTCTTGGGACGGGCCGCTGCAAGGGGTGGTGAGCGAGATCTCGCCAGCCGCGGATCCAGCCAGCCGAACCCTTCTCGTGAAGCTGGATCTTCCACCGACCCCCGGGCTCAGATCTGGGGCCTTTGCGCGTGTGGATCTGCCAGGGGGCAAGGCGAAATCGCTTCGAGTGCCCAGCGTTGCGGTGATTCCGCGCGGTCAGCTGGAGCTTGTGTTCGTGGCTGCGGAGGGACACGCCCGGCTGCGCCTGGTGAAAAGCGGTCGTGTGAGCGGCGCGGAGACAGAGTTGCTCGCCGGGGTTTCGGCGGGAGAGAGCGTGGTCGTGGAAGGTGCTTCCGGACTTCGTGACGGCCAACCCATCACTGTTCAACCATGA
- a CDS encoding efflux RND transporter permease subunit: MSQSSSQSTPVPGIAGRVAAMFLDSKLTPLVVLASVLLGLAAVVLLPREEEPQIKVPMIDVMVAMPGASAQEVEERATRPMEKLLWEIPGVEYVYSTSRTEESLVIVRFKVGQDPELSLARLSEKLRSNFDRIPPGVSFPLIKPKSIDDVPILALTFHSSRYDHLTLGRLAAQVDDAVKQVPLVAETMLIGGVRRQLRVILDPLRLAARQLSLTDLAPILRQANRQSRSGELISGDRTILIETGGFLRSAAEVASVVVGVSGGRPVYLRDVASIQDGAEEPASYVFFGRGREEDRPAVTLSVAKRPGVNAIEVADAVLRKVDQLKGVIIPADVEVSITRHYGETAAEKSNELLFHMAIAVVSVSLLILFTLGWRESIVVAVAIPSTLALTLLVFYLQGFTLNRITLFALIFSIGILVDDAIVVVENLVRHFRLPENHSRDRFVVAAEAVGEVGNPTILATFAVIAAVLPMAFVGGLMGPYMRPIPVGASAAMFWSLLIAFVVTPWAAVRLLKLRGHGQTAVDTGEEARPPTSAEAHPEDGFTRFYRRVMVPLLMKRGWRYGFLGVISLLLLGAMAMVPLGWVKVKMLPFDNKSEFQIILNMPEGSVLERTAQAAREIAAVVRQEPEVLDCQVYAGTASPFNFNGLVRHYFMRRGPNVADVQVNLVSKHRRSAQSHEVAKRVRLRIADVVRRYGARVAVAEVPPGPPVLQTLVAEIYGPSEKVREALAAKVRDLFARTEGVVDVDWYREADQARVRFVVDREKAAMHGISAEQVAQALKIAAGTEVVDLLHDPVEKRDVSLVLELPRSARQTPEDLLGLRLRAQRSSGSSEGPLVPLRELVRLEHGVAEKSIYHKNLMPVTYVIGDVAGAVESPVYAIFQMNEALRQWDMREMGGQVKDLVLLNAAQPFTDGLPTLKWDGEWHITLEVFHDLGLAFAAVLVLIYVLMVGWFKSFITPLIVMVAIPFSLVGILPAHAAMGAFFTATSMIGFMAGAGIVVRNSIILVDFIELRLSHGLSLADAVVDAGAVRFRPMLLTAMAVVVGAAVILADPIFQGLAIALMAGEIASLLISRMAVPIFYYWVHARTFSPRSQDASRGA; encoded by the coding sequence ATGAGTCAGTCCTCCTCCCAATCGACCCCGGTACCTGGCATCGCTGGCCGAGTGGCGGCGATGTTCTTGGATTCCAAGCTTACTCCCCTGGTGGTACTGGCGTCCGTGCTCTTGGGGTTGGCCGCCGTGGTGCTGCTCCCCCGCGAAGAGGAGCCACAGATCAAGGTTCCGATGATCGACGTGATGGTGGCCATGCCTGGAGCCTCGGCTCAGGAAGTGGAGGAGCGTGCCACTCGTCCGATGGAAAAGCTGCTGTGGGAGATTCCCGGCGTCGAGTATGTTTACTCAACTTCTCGGACCGAGGAGTCACTCGTCATTGTGCGGTTCAAGGTTGGTCAGGATCCGGAACTGAGCCTGGCGCGCCTGAGTGAGAAGCTTCGCTCGAACTTCGATCGGATCCCTCCGGGTGTCTCCTTTCCCTTGATCAAGCCTAAGAGCATCGATGACGTGCCGATCCTGGCCCTGACCTTTCATTCCTCCCGTTATGATCATCTGACCCTGGGACGGTTGGCGGCCCAGGTGGACGACGCCGTCAAGCAGGTGCCCTTGGTGGCGGAGACGATGTTAATTGGCGGCGTACGGCGGCAATTGCGTGTGATCTTGGATCCGCTTCGGCTGGCGGCTCGCCAGCTTTCCCTTACCGATCTGGCACCGATCCTCCGTCAGGCCAACCGTCAATCGCGGTCGGGCGAACTGATCTCTGGAGACAGAACCATCCTGATTGAGACCGGGGGCTTTCTTCGCTCGGCTGCGGAAGTAGCCAGCGTGGTGGTGGGGGTTTCCGGGGGGCGGCCAGTCTATTTGCGGGATGTGGCCTCCATCCAGGACGGCGCCGAGGAGCCGGCGAGCTATGTCTTCTTTGGTCGGGGTCGGGAGGAGGATCGTCCGGCGGTCACGTTGAGCGTGGCGAAAAGGCCGGGCGTGAACGCCATTGAGGTGGCCGATGCGGTCCTGCGCAAGGTCGATCAGTTGAAGGGTGTGATTATCCCGGCTGATGTTGAGGTGTCGATCACCCGCCACTACGGGGAGACGGCGGCGGAGAAATCCAATGAACTGCTGTTCCACATGGCCATTGCGGTGGTGAGTGTTTCGCTGCTCATCCTGTTCACGTTGGGATGGCGGGAATCGATCGTGGTGGCGGTGGCGATTCCATCCACCCTCGCCCTCACCCTGCTGGTGTTTTATCTCCAGGGGTTCACGCTGAATCGCATTACCTTGTTTGCCCTGATCTTTAGCATTGGGATCCTGGTCGACGATGCGATTGTGGTGGTGGAGAATTTGGTTCGGCATTTTCGTTTGCCGGAGAACCATTCCCGGGACCGTTTTGTAGTGGCGGCTGAAGCGGTGGGGGAGGTTGGAAATCCAACGATCCTTGCGACCTTTGCCGTGATCGCGGCCGTATTGCCCATGGCATTCGTGGGTGGACTGATGGGTCCCTACATGCGTCCGATTCCGGTGGGGGCGAGCGCGGCGATGTTCTGGTCCCTGCTGATCGCGTTCGTGGTGACGCCTTGGGCGGCGGTGCGGTTGTTGAAGCTCAGAGGTCACGGCCAAACGGCAGTCGATACGGGTGAGGAAGCTCGGCCCCCCACGAGCGCTGAGGCGCATCCGGAGGACGGCTTCACGCGCTTTTATCGTCGGGTGATGGTGCCGCTGTTGATGAAGCGGGGTTGGCGGTACGGGTTTCTGGGCGTGATTTCTCTGCTATTGCTGGGCGCGATGGCGATGGTTCCGCTCGGGTGGGTCAAGGTGAAGATGTTGCCTTTTGACAACAAGTCGGAGTTTCAGATTATCTTGAATATGCCGGAGGGAAGTGTGTTGGAACGCACTGCCCAAGCTGCCCGGGAAATTGCCGCCGTGGTTCGGCAGGAGCCGGAGGTGCTCGATTGTCAGGTGTATGCCGGGACTGCTTCGCCCTTCAATTTTAACGGATTGGTTCGGCACTACTTCATGCGGAGGGGGCCGAACGTCGCGGATGTTCAGGTGAACCTAGTCTCCAAGCATCGGCGCAGCGCGCAGAGTCACGAAGTGGCCAAGCGGGTCCGGTTGCGGATCGCGGACGTGGTCCGCCGCTATGGGGCGCGGGTGGCGGTCGCGGAGGTTCCGCCTGGTCCGCCGGTGCTCCAGACTTTGGTGGCGGAGATCTACGGTCCCAGCGAGAAGGTGCGGGAAGCGCTGGCGGCGAAGGTGCGCGATTTGTTCGCTCGGACGGAGGGGGTGGTGGATGTGGATTGGTATCGCGAGGCCGACCAGGCCCGCGTCCGATTTGTGGTGGATCGGGAGAAGGCGGCCATGCACGGGATCAGCGCGGAGCAGGTTGCCCAGGCCCTGAAGATTGCCGCAGGAACCGAAGTGGTGGACCTCCTGCATGATCCGGTGGAGAAGCGGGACGTCAGCCTGGTGTTGGAGCTGCCCCGGAGCGCGCGGCAGACCCCTGAGGATCTGTTGGGACTGCGGTTGCGCGCGCAGCGAAGCTCAGGCTCCTCGGAGGGCCCGCTGGTTCCCTTGCGTGAGTTGGTCAGGCTGGAACATGGGGTGGCGGAGAAGAGCATCTATCACAAGAACCTGATGCCGGTGACCTATGTGATCGGGGATGTGGCGGGCGCGGTGGAGAGCCCCGTCTATGCGATCTTTCAGATGAATGAGGCCTTGCGCCAGTGGGACATGCGGGAGATGGGAGGCCAGGTCAAGGACCTGGTGCTCTTGAACGCCGCCCAGCCGTTCACGGATGGTCTTCCGACCTTGAAGTGGGATGGAGAGTGGCACATCACGCTCGAGGTGTTTCATGATCTTGGCCTGGCGTTCGCCGCGGTGCTGGTGTTGATCTATGTGCTCATGGTGGGATGGTTTAAGTCCTTTATCACGCCGCTGATCGTGATGGTCGCCATTCCGTTCTCACTCGTGGGTATCCTCCCCGCCCACGCGGCCATGGGTGCGTTTTTCACCGCCACTTCGATGATCGGGTTCATGGCTGGGGCGGGGATTGTGGTCCGCAATTCGATCATTCTGGTCGACTTCATCGAGCTGCGGCTGAGCCATGGTCTTTCGCTTGCTGATGCGGTCGTTGATGCGGGAGCGGTGCGTTTTCGCCCCATGTTGCTGACCGCGATGGCCGTGGTGGTGGGTGCCGCCGTCATTCTGGCCGATCCTATCTTCCAGGGCCTGGCCATTGCGCTCATGGCCGGTGAAATAGCGTCGCTGCTGATCAGCCGCATGGCGGTTCCGATCTTTTATTACTGGGTTCATGCTCGGACTTTCTCACCCCGATCCCAGGACGCTTCGCGAGGCGCTTGA
- a CDS encoding chemotaxis protein CheX — protein MKPFNLTSSKHGVFNMSELSGKIADMVEQSVLSVFGTMANLSGEPVSKAEDATDIQLNGVGGFVNFAGPLSGAVYLLMSEQTARQVTANMLGTDEVGAGEIKDVVGELTNMVAGGLKNQLATAGLDSSLTIPTYIMGENSRISVRNTSVATKNVIRLPGILDHVQVRVLARKMP, from the coding sequence GTGAAGCCGTTCAACCTGACCAGCAGCAAGCATGGCGTTTTCAATATGAGCGAACTTTCGGGCAAGATTGCGGACATGGTTGAGCAGTCGGTGCTTTCGGTTTTTGGAACCATGGCGAACTTGTCCGGGGAGCCCGTCTCAAAAGCTGAGGATGCGACTGACATTCAGCTGAACGGCGTGGGAGGCTTTGTCAACTTTGCCGGACCTTTGAGTGGGGCAGTCTACCTGTTGATGTCAGAGCAGACCGCGAGGCAGGTGACCGCAAACATGCTGGGGACGGATGAGGTGGGAGCTGGAGAAATCAAGGATGTTGTCGGTGAACTCACCAACATGGTTGCAGGAGGGCTGAAGAATCAGCTGGCGACCGCCGGCCTGGACTCCAGCCTGACGATCCCCACGTATATCATGGGAGAGAATTCTCGAATTTCCGTCCGGAACACCTCGGTGGCCACCAAGAACGTGATTCGGCTGCCAGGCATTCTGGATCACGTCCAGGTCCGGGTTCTGGCTCGAAAGATGCCCTAG